The following proteins come from a genomic window of Candidatus Zixiibacteriota bacterium:
- a CDS encoding glycosyltransferase, with protein MSKKTKVQEQPQARPVLSGGVEAVFALYDSGAYAECVQLTAPLRDQPAAVGEETTAQALVIGGWSAYRQGRMNAAQTTVESLRAAKTASRSLDRLEIVTAASFAQSVHCLQLWRKYAAGAEWQRELSSAFGQLLYECRDAIVAAAETAAKRADYPLAQSILEHATACRQDIAEFYIAQGEMCRRRGDRAGQRRAISAGLVQATEKRDLAKLGRDLAGPERVSLCMIVKNEEKFLPQCLNSVKDFVDEMIIVDTGSTDRTMEIAESFGAKVYQHPWQNDFSLHRNQSLSYATGEWIFILDADEEMVREDLDKLRLALCIPDTNILSISVHNKHTRTGEFTSFLPSVRLWRRKLNLRYEGIVHNELRLPASEPILRVDARLIHYGYGLDWTEMTKKIARSKELLQAQLKENPNNAFANFNLAQLLRGEHQSPPEDVCRQILDHAGRAVANTNADDANQRHIHLMALDQMTSAYFFLKEFERAEQCAQRALKYDPNYIDPLFALGHIHAAQRDFPKAIASYQRYLAAADAYDPGKETTNYILIHAADQVTALFSLGLIYEDQERLDLAEQYFRQVAERRPDHLDVQTHLAMVCFRKGDFAEARHLAEGRLATEPHDVTAR; from the coding sequence GTGAGCAAGAAGACCAAGGTGCAGGAACAGCCGCAAGCCCGACCGGTGCTGTCCGGCGGGGTAGAGGCGGTATTTGCGTTATATGACAGCGGCGCCTACGCCGAGTGCGTGCAATTGACCGCACCGCTGCGCGACCAGCCGGCGGCGGTGGGCGAAGAGACAACCGCGCAGGCGCTGGTGATCGGCGGCTGGAGTGCCTATCGGCAAGGGCGGATGAACGCAGCGCAGACAACAGTCGAATCGCTGCGAGCGGCCAAGACTGCGTCGCGGTCGCTCGATCGGCTGGAGATCGTGACGGCGGCATCATTTGCGCAGTCGGTCCATTGTCTGCAGTTGTGGCGCAAGTATGCGGCGGGCGCGGAATGGCAACGGGAGCTGAGCAGCGCGTTCGGGCAACTGTTGTATGAATGCCGCGATGCGATCGTGGCAGCGGCGGAAACGGCAGCCAAACGCGCCGATTATCCGTTGGCGCAGTCGATCCTCGAGCACGCCACTGCGTGTCGCCAGGACATTGCCGAGTTTTACATCGCGCAGGGCGAGATGTGCCGGCGGCGCGGCGACCGAGCGGGGCAACGGCGAGCGATCAGCGCCGGGCTGGTGCAGGCGACGGAGAAGCGCGACCTGGCCAAGCTGGGGCGCGATCTGGCGGGACCGGAGCGCGTGTCGCTGTGCATGATCGTCAAGAACGAGGAGAAGTTCCTACCGCAGTGCCTGAACAGCGTGAAGGATTTCGTAGACGAGATGATCATCGTCGACACGGGTTCGACCGACCGGACGATGGAGATTGCCGAGAGCTTCGGCGCCAAGGTCTATCAGCATCCGTGGCAGAACGATTTCTCGTTGCATCGCAACCAGTCTCTCAGCTACGCAACTGGGGAATGGATCTTCATCCTTGACGCCGACGAAGAGATGGTGCGCGAGGACCTGGACAAGTTGCGGCTGGCGCTATGTATCCCCGACACGAACATCTTATCGATTTCGGTGCACAACAAACATACGCGCACCGGCGAGTTTACCTCTTTCTTGCCGTCGGTACGGTTGTGGCGGCGCAAGCTCAACTTGCGTTACGAGGGGATCGTGCACAACGAGCTGCGATTGCCGGCGAGTGAGCCGATCCTGCGCGTCGATGCGCGGCTGATCCACTACGGTTACGGGCTCGACTGGACCGAGATGACCAAGAAGATCGCCCGCAGCAAGGAACTATTGCAGGCGCAACTCAAGGAGAATCCGAATAACGCATTCGCCAATTTCAATTTGGCGCAGTTGCTGCGCGGCGAACATCAGTCGCCGCCGGAAGACGTGTGCCGGCAAATTCTGGATCACGCGGGCCGCGCCGTCGCCAATACCAACGCCGACGATGCGAACCAACGGCATATTCACTTGATGGCGCTCGACCAGATGACTTCGGCGTACTTCTTCTTGAAAGAATTTGAGCGCGCCGAGCAATGTGCGCAGCGGGCGTTAAAGTACGATCCCAATTACATCGATCCGCTGTTTGCACTCGGACACATCCACGCGGCGCAGCGCGATTTTCCGAAGGCGATTGCGTCCTATCAGCGCTATCTCGCCGCGGCGGATGCATATGATCCCGGCAAAGAAACGACGAATTACATTCTGATTCACGCGGCCGATCAGGTCACGGCGCTGTTCAGCTTGGGACTGATCTATGAAGATCAGGAGCGGCTGGACCTGGCGGAGCAGTATTTCCGGCAAGTGGCCGAGCGCCGGCCGGATCATCTCGACGTGCAGACGCATTTGGCGATGGTCTGTTTCCGCAAGGGCGATTTCGCGGAGGCGCGGCACCTGGCGGAAGGACGGTTGGCGACGGAGCCTCACGATGTGACCGCGCGGT
- a CDS encoding glycosyltransferase: MSPEVRTKSPVQPETAGAELARLLDQATDAIQNRDYQAAAKLLTQGCARAPQSVEMHVHAALVLRQSGDLPQAEKHFLKAHHLDPKNLEILHNLAIVATEQQLLEKAKEYLHRALLLEPENSGVINDLAVLEEQSDNDPAARLMYERGLKLPSASKRLFQNYLDFCRRSNDQESFERGCALYTRRWGRDQKLMTWAEQSAGPATDDKTSVQAKPAALKLAFFATHRMFIDPVIERLKRDHEVTVYSTPTAEEMSAALERCDLAWFEWCDQLLIQATKLPKTCKIVCRLHSYEVFTELPRQVEWSKVDHLVFVNRSVQDLLGFNVPVTIPQSVIFNGVDCDRFDIPKSKPLGKKICSIGYINYKKNPALLLYCFKAIHDYDPGYTFHIAGEHQDPRIQVYFAHLLPRLNLPVQFDGWVEDIPAYLCDKDYVISTSLFESFHYSIAEGMASGVLPLIHDWLGAEYLYPRQYIYSTPEDCVRLLQELERADRRKLGRDCREHILKNFEQNQQQAKIEQLIATVVGRDRAKGVA; encoded by the coding sequence ATGAGCCCAGAAGTTCGGACAAAGTCCCCCGTACAGCCCGAGACCGCCGGCGCTGAGCTGGCCCGCCTGCTCGACCAGGCGACCGATGCGATTCAGAATCGCGACTATCAAGCCGCCGCCAAGCTGCTGACGCAGGGGTGCGCGCGGGCACCGCAATCGGTGGAGATGCATGTCCACGCCGCGCTCGTCCTGCGCCAGAGCGGGGACCTGCCGCAGGCGGAGAAACATTTCCTCAAGGCACACCACCTCGATCCCAAGAATCTCGAAATCCTGCACAATCTGGCGATTGTCGCGACCGAGCAGCAATTGCTTGAGAAAGCGAAGGAGTACCTTCACCGGGCCCTGTTGTTGGAGCCGGAAAACAGCGGCGTGATCAATGATCTGGCCGTGCTCGAGGAGCAGTCGGATAACGATCCGGCGGCGCGCTTGATGTACGAGCGCGGGCTGAAGCTGCCATCGGCGAGCAAACGCCTGTTCCAGAATTATCTCGATTTTTGCCGGCGCAGCAACGATCAGGAGAGCTTTGAGCGCGGCTGCGCGCTGTACACCCGGCGCTGGGGGCGCGATCAGAAATTGATGACGTGGGCAGAGCAGAGTGCAGGCCCAGCAACGGATGACAAGACTTCGGTGCAGGCCAAGCCGGCGGCGCTGAAGCTGGCGTTTTTTGCGACGCACCGGATGTTCATCGATCCGGTGATCGAACGGCTGAAGCGTGACCACGAGGTAACGGTTTATTCCACGCCGACGGCGGAGGAGATGAGCGCGGCGCTGGAACGGTGTGACTTAGCCTGGTTCGAATGGTGCGATCAATTGTTGATCCAGGCGACGAAGCTGCCGAAGACGTGCAAGATCGTCTGCCGCCTGCACAGTTACGAGGTTTTCACCGAACTACCGCGGCAGGTGGAGTGGAGCAAGGTCGATCATCTGGTGTTTGTCAATCGCTCGGTGCAGGATTTGCTCGGGTTCAACGTGCCGGTCACGATTCCCCAGTCGGTGATTTTCAACGGCGTAGATTGCGACCGTTTTGACATTCCAAAGAGCAAGCCGCTCGGGAAGAAGATTTGCTCGATCGGATACATCAACTACAAGAAGAATCCGGCGCTGCTGTTGTATTGCTTCAAGGCGATCCACGACTACGATCCGGGTTATACGTTCCACATTGCGGGCGAGCACCAGGATCCGCGCATCCAGGTCTACTTCGCGCACCTGCTGCCGCGGCTGAACCTGCCCGTGCAGTTTGACGGCTGGGTGGAAGATATCCCGGCGTACCTGTGCGATAAGGACTACGTCATTTCGACTTCGCTGTTCGAGTCGTTCCACTATTCGATTGCGGAAGGAATGGCCAGCGGGGTGCTGCCGCTGATTCACGATTGGCTGGGGGCGGAATATTTGTATCCGCGGCAATACATTTACTCGACGCCGGAAGACTGTGTGCGCTTGCTGCAAGAGCTGGAGCGCGCCGACCGGCGAAAGTTGGGACGCGACTGTCGCGAGCACATCCTCAAGAATTTCGAGCAGAATCAGCAACAGGCGAAGATTGAGCAATTGATCGCGACTGTCGTTGGCCGCGACCGGGCGAAGGGAGTTGCGTGA
- a CDS encoding flagellar assembly protein FliW: protein MELQTRQFGVMEIGEEEVLMVPKGLLGFEGLERFVLVDVPECRPFRWLQCVDAPELAFVVVSPVIFFPDYKVVVHAKEVADIGVAQPSDVEVYVIVTIPEQFEQMSVNLQGPILINRGNNRVKQIVLTDSAYSVQHSIVRQLERQQLAPSAKPASPVQIA from the coding sequence ATGGAACTGCAAACGCGGCAATTCGGAGTGATGGAAATCGGCGAAGAGGAAGTGCTGATGGTTCCCAAAGGCTTGCTCGGCTTCGAGGGTCTCGAACGGTTCGTGCTGGTCGATGTCCCCGAGTGCCGCCCCTTCCGCTGGTTGCAGTGCGTCGACGCGCCGGAATTGGCGTTTGTCGTCGTCAGTCCGGTGATCTTCTTCCCCGATTACAAAGTGGTAGTCCATGCGAAGGAAGTGGCCGACATCGGTGTGGCCCAGCCGAGCGACGTCGAGGTCTACGTGATCGTGACGATCCCGGAGCAATTCGAGCAGATGTCGGTCAACCTGCAGGGCCCGATCCTGATCAATCGCGGGAACAACAGAGTCAAACAGATCGTGCTGACCGACAGCGCCTACTCGGTACAACATTCAATCGTGCGCCAGTTGGAACGCCAGCAGTTGGCGCCCAGCGCGAAGCCGGCCTCGCCGGTGCAAATCGCATAG